A window from Alkalicoccobacillus plakortidis encodes these proteins:
- the hydA gene encoding dihydropyrimidinase, which yields MRTIIQNGIIVTASDTFEADLLIEGEQIAAIGRDFPLEGADVIEAEGCYVFPGGVDPHTHLDMPFGGTVTKDDFTSGTTAAAFGGTTTVVDFCLTEKGKPLKNAIKTWHEKSKGKAAIDYSFHLMIGEMTEDVLAELPSVIQEDGITSFKVFMAYKNVFQADDATLFQTLIKAKELGALVMVHAENGDVIDYLTKEALANGQTDPIYHALTRPVEAEGEATGRACQLTSLAGSQLYVVHVSCEEAVKQIESARRKGADVWGETCPQYLTLDLDDLRKPDFEGAKYVWSPPLREKKHQEVLWNALRTGALQTIGSDQCSFDFKGQKSLGIDDFTKIPNGGPMIEDRMSILYSEGVAEGRISLNQFVDITSTRAAKLFGLYPKKGTISVGADADLVIFDPFTVRTISSETHHMKVDYNAFEGKRVKGVVQTVLSKGKVIIQDDTYKGTIGDGTYIKRAKYSEQLRNSALAERV from the coding sequence ATGAGAACAATCATTCAAAACGGCATTATTGTAACGGCATCGGATACATTTGAAGCAGATCTATTAATTGAAGGTGAGCAGATAGCGGCGATTGGCAGGGACTTTCCACTAGAAGGAGCAGATGTCATTGAAGCGGAAGGTTGTTATGTATTTCCTGGAGGAGTAGATCCTCATACACATTTAGATATGCCTTTTGGAGGCACAGTGACAAAGGATGATTTTACATCAGGAACAACTGCGGCTGCATTTGGAGGGACAACCACAGTCGTTGATTTTTGTTTAACAGAGAAGGGAAAGCCACTCAAAAACGCGATTAAGACATGGCATGAAAAATCAAAAGGAAAAGCAGCGATTGATTATAGTTTTCACCTCATGATTGGTGAAATGACAGAAGATGTATTAGCAGAATTACCTTCTGTTATCCAAGAGGATGGTATCACATCTTTTAAAGTATTTATGGCTTACAAAAATGTCTTCCAGGCAGATGATGCCACCTTGTTTCAAACGCTTATAAAAGCAAAGGAATTAGGAGCACTTGTGATGGTGCACGCGGAAAATGGAGACGTCATTGATTATTTGACCAAAGAAGCATTAGCAAACGGTCAAACAGATCCGATTTATCATGCACTGACTCGACCTGTTGAAGCAGAAGGCGAAGCGACCGGACGTGCGTGTCAGCTCACATCACTTGCTGGCTCGCAGCTATATGTTGTTCATGTAAGCTGTGAAGAAGCAGTGAAACAAATCGAATCAGCCCGTCGTAAGGGTGCGGATGTATGGGGAGAGACATGTCCGCAGTATCTAACTCTTGATCTAGATGATCTGAGAAAACCGGATTTTGAAGGAGCTAAATATGTGTGGTCACCGCCTTTGCGTGAGAAAAAGCATCAAGAGGTCTTATGGAATGCATTACGCACAGGGGCTTTGCAGACGATTGGAAGTGATCAATGTTCCTTTGACTTTAAAGGCCAGAAAAGTCTAGGCATTGATGATTTTACCAAGATACCAAATGGTGGACCGATGATAGAAGATCGTATGAGTATTCTCTATTCAGAAGGCGTCGCGGAGGGCAGAATTAGCCTAAACCAATTTGTGGACATTACCTCAACGCGTGCGGCAAAGCTTTTTGGACTCTATCCAAAAAAGGGGACGATCTCCGTAGGTGCAGATGCAGACCTTGTTATCTTTGACCCTTTTACTGTTCGAACGATTTCAAGTGAAACTCATCATATGAAAGTTGATTATAACGCGTTTGAAGGCAAACGGGTAAAAGGGGTGGTACAAACGGTGCTCTCAAAAGGAAAAGTCATTATCCAGGATGATACGTACAAAGGAACGATAGGAGATGGAACGTATATTAAAAGAGCTAAATACAGCGAGCAATTAAGAAACTCAGCCTTAGCAGAACGAGTGTAA
- the preA gene encoding NAD-dependent dihydropyrimidine dehydrogenase subunit PreA, with product MADLYSNLAGIASPNPFWLASAPPTNSGYQVQRAFEAGWGGVVWKTLGEPIINSTSRFAAVSFNGQRVAGFNNIELISDRPLEVNLREIAETKKRFPDRAIVASLMVEPQQEKWHEIVKQVEAIGVDGLELNFGCPHGMAERGMGAASGQVPSLVEQQTYWVKEVAETPVIVKLTPNITDITSTAEAAVLGGADSISLINTINSLASVDIHTWDTVPNVDGIGTHGGYCGPAVKPIALHMLGECARNERVTVPISGIGGISNWQNVVEFMLMGASNVQVCTAAMHHGFRIVEDMIDGLSNYLDEKGLDSVQQLIGRSVHKYSDWGNVNLNHQIVARINTETCINCNKCQIACEDTAHQCISRYKDGTGASYLMVDEDECVGCNLCSIVCPVDGAIDMVTIANGLPPLSWNDRQRAMKSLHVSNS from the coding sequence ATGGCTGATTTATATAGCAATCTTGCAGGAATTGCATCACCTAATCCATTTTGGCTGGCAAGCGCGCCACCAACTAATTCTGGCTACCAGGTGCAACGTGCGTTTGAGGCAGGATGGGGAGGAGTAGTTTGGAAAACACTTGGCGAACCAATTATTAATTCTACCTCCCGCTTTGCTGCTGTTTCATTTAATGGGCAGAGAGTGGCTGGTTTTAACAATATTGAGCTTATTAGCGATCGACCACTTGAGGTGAACTTACGTGAGATTGCTGAGACAAAAAAGCGATTTCCAGATCGAGCGATTGTTGCGTCGTTAATGGTTGAGCCACAGCAGGAGAAGTGGCATGAGATTGTAAAGCAAGTGGAAGCCATTGGGGTAGACGGCTTAGAGCTGAACTTTGGCTGTCCACACGGTATGGCTGAGAGAGGCATGGGAGCAGCTTCTGGTCAAGTTCCATCCTTGGTGGAACAACAGACCTATTGGGTTAAAGAGGTTGCGGAGACTCCTGTCATTGTTAAACTCACCCCAAACATCACGGATATTACATCAACGGCAGAGGCGGCTGTTCTTGGTGGTGCAGACTCGATCAGCCTCATCAACACAATAAATAGTTTGGCGTCGGTGGACATTCATACATGGGACACCGTTCCAAATGTAGATGGGATCGGAACGCATGGTGGTTATTGTGGTCCGGCGGTTAAACCGATTGCACTGCATATGCTTGGTGAGTGTGCCAGAAATGAGCGAGTAACTGTACCAATCTCAGGCATTGGTGGGATCTCTAATTGGCAGAACGTGGTTGAGTTTATGCTGATGGGGGCTTCAAATGTTCAGGTTTGTACAGCAGCAATGCATCATGGATTCCGAATTGTTGAGGATATGATTGATGGATTAAGTAACTATTTAGATGAAAAAGGACTCGATTCAGTCCAGCAGCTAATTGGGCGTTCTGTACACAAATATTCAGATTGGGGCAATGTGAATCTGAATCACCAAATTGTCGCTCGAATCAATACAGAGACCTGTATTAACTGTAATAAGTGTCAAATAGCATGCGAAGATACCGCTCATCAATGTATTAGCAGGTACAAGGATGGAACGGGCGCATCATACTTAATGGTTGACGAAGATGAATGTGTAGGCTGTAATCTTTGTTCGATTGTGTGTCCTGTTGATGGTGCCATTGATATGGTCACAATAGCAAACGGGCTACCACCACTATCTTGGAATGACAGGCAGCGAGCAATGAAGTCATTACATGTGTCTAATTCTTAG